A single region of the Bacillus cereus genome encodes:
- a CDS encoding PhoH family protein, translating to MAEQLVEMNQQLENPNEAIALFGVNDAHLKVIERELSVSIITRGESVRVSGADEAVVLVEKILQQLLVVIRKGVSISERDVAYAIQLGKQGKIAQFEELYEEEIFKTAKGKSIRVKTMGQRRYIHAMKKNDVVFGIGPAGTGKTYLAVVMAVRALKQGYVKKIILTRPAVEAGESLGFLPGDLKEKVDPYLRPLYDALHDILGQEYTQRMMERGVIEIAPLAYMRGRTLDDSFVILDEAQNTTGAQIKMFLTRLGFSSKMVITGDPSQVDLPKGVKSGLSIAANILSGVSGLSFITLEQTDVVRHPLVQRIIEAYDKME from the coding sequence ATGGCAGAACAATTAGTAGAAATGAACCAACAATTGGAAAATCCTAACGAGGCAATCGCTCTATTTGGGGTAAATGATGCTCATTTAAAAGTAATTGAACGAGAACTTAGTGTATCGATTATAACTAGAGGAGAGTCTGTTCGTGTATCTGGGGCAGATGAAGCTGTAGTGCTCGTAGAAAAAATCTTACAACAGCTACTTGTTGTTATCCGTAAAGGTGTATCAATTTCGGAAAGAGATGTTGCGTACGCAATTCAGCTTGGAAAACAAGGGAAAATTGCTCAATTCGAAGAGTTATATGAAGAGGAAATTTTTAAAACAGCAAAAGGTAAATCCATTCGTGTGAAAACGATGGGACAAAGAAGATATATTCATGCAATGAAAAAGAATGATGTTGTATTTGGGATAGGACCTGCTGGGACAGGGAAGACATACTTAGCTGTAGTAATGGCTGTGAGAGCTTTAAAGCAAGGGTATGTGAAGAAAATTATTTTAACAAGACCTGCTGTAGAGGCTGGAGAGAGTTTAGGCTTTTTACCAGGTGATTTGAAAGAAAAAGTAGATCCGTATTTACGTCCGTTGTATGATGCGTTGCACGATATTCTTGGGCAAGAATACACACAGCGTATGATGGAACGTGGTGTAATTGAAATTGCACCTCTTGCTTATATGAGAGGACGTACTCTTGATGATTCATTTGTTATATTAGATGAGGCACAGAATACAACTGGTGCTCAAATAAAAATGTTTTTAACACGATTAGGTTTTAGTTCTAAAATGGTTATTACGGGAGACCCCTCACAGGTAGATTTGCCAAAAGGGGTAAAATCAGGTCTTTCTATTGCTGCTAATATTTTATCTGGTGTATCAGGTCTTTCGTTCATAACACTGGAACAAACAGACGTTGTGAGACACCCATTAGTGCAACGTATTATTGAGGCATATGATAAAATGGAATGA
- the yqfD gene encoding sporulation protein YqfD, which translates to MKNKWFIKWLGYVKVRIEGRGAERFVNECVRRNLLVWDVKKIADETLVFCMLLRDVKKIKPIYRKNECKLYFIGRYGFPFWNKRLIKNSGFLIGFLIFFFGMITLSNMVWKIEITGAKPETEYILMKELDKMGIKKGKLQFQMPSVENVQRHLTDNINAITWAGLEIRGTTYHFKIVEKNEPKKEKEQRPQNLIAKKEATITKTFVEVGKPVVMKNDHVEKGQLLVSGMYGNEENPTVVSAKGIVYGETWYKSEVDVPLKTQFQVYTGNSYNEYFLEFGSVKIKIWGFQHDKYKRSRTESVKHDVKLFGFTLPIAYEKDIVREEEEANREYTEKQAMKVAKEMAEKELKKKLDEHAMIVSDKILSKEIEADHLKVTLHYTVIENIAEPQPISESDIQGD; encoded by the coding sequence ATGAAAAATAAATGGTTTATAAAATGGCTTGGGTATGTAAAAGTGCGAATTGAAGGTAGAGGAGCAGAACGCTTCGTTAACGAATGTGTACGTAGGAATTTATTAGTTTGGGATGTAAAGAAGATAGCGGATGAAACGTTAGTTTTTTGCATGTTATTACGAGATGTGAAAAAGATAAAACCAATTTATAGAAAGAATGAATGTAAATTATATTTTATTGGACGTTACGGTTTTCCATTTTGGAATAAGCGTTTAATTAAAAATAGTGGATTTTTAATTGGGTTTTTAATATTTTTTTTCGGAATGATTACATTATCAAATATGGTTTGGAAAATTGAAATTACAGGAGCAAAACCTGAAACGGAATATATATTGATGAAAGAATTGGACAAAATGGGTATTAAAAAAGGGAAATTACAGTTTCAAATGCCTAGTGTAGAAAATGTTCAGCGGCATTTAACGGACAATATTAATGCAATTACTTGGGCAGGATTGGAAATAAGAGGGACAACATATCATTTTAAAATTGTTGAAAAAAACGAGCCGAAAAAAGAAAAGGAACAAAGGCCGCAAAATTTAATTGCGAAAAAAGAAGCAACTATTACGAAAACGTTTGTGGAGGTAGGAAAACCGGTCGTTATGAAAAATGACCATGTAGAAAAGGGACAGCTTCTCGTATCGGGGATGTATGGTAATGAGGAGAATCCGACGGTTGTTTCGGCTAAAGGTATTGTATACGGGGAAACTTGGTACAAATCTGAGGTTGATGTTCCGTTAAAGACACAATTTCAAGTGTATACTGGTAATTCTTATAATGAATATTTTCTTGAATTTGGTAGTGTTAAAATAAAAATATGGGGATTTCAACATGATAAGTATAAGCGCTCTCGTACTGAAAGTGTAAAACATGATGTGAAATTATTTGGCTTCACATTACCGATTGCGTACGAAAAAGATATTGTACGAGAAGAAGAAGAAGCAAACCGAGAATATACTGAAAAACAAGCGATGAAAGTGGCAAAAGAGATGGCAGAAAAAGAACTAAAGAAAAAATTGGATGAACATGCTATGATTGTAAGTGATAAGATTTTGAGTAAAGAGATTGAGGCGGATCACTTAAAGGTCACGTTACATTACACAGTGATTGAAAATATTGCAGAGCCGCAACCAATATCTGAATCCGATATTCAAGGAGACTGA
- the yqfC gene encoding sporulation protein YqfC has product MKKLEQMKNWLTKQIDLPVDVLMDLPRITLVGQVHIYIENHRGLLVFSDKEVRLLLKQGQLLIKGQSFVIKTILPEELLLEGIIEQVMFLENEKKEE; this is encoded by the coding sequence ATGAAAAAATTAGAACAAATGAAGAATTGGTTAACGAAGCAAATAGACCTGCCAGTGGATGTGCTAATGGATCTACCTCGGATTACGCTTGTTGGGCAAGTGCATATCTATATAGAAAATCATCGAGGTTTATTAGTGTTTTCAGATAAAGAAGTAAGGTTGTTATTAAAACAAGGTCAACTATTAATTAAGGGGCAATCCTTTGTTATTAAAACAATCCTCCCGGAAGAACTTTTGCTTGAAGGGATTATCGAACAAGTGATGTTTTTAGAAAATGAAAAGAAAGAGGAGTGA
- a CDS encoding GatB/YqeY domain-containing protein yields MSLLGRLNDDMKQAMKNKQKEKLTVIRMVKAALQNEGIKLQHTLTEEEELTVLAREVKQYKDSLLEFKKAGREDLVDKLQSEIQILSAYLPEQLTEEELADIIKQVISEVGATSKADMGKVMTAVMPKVKGKTDGSLVNKLVIQLLA; encoded by the coding sequence ATGAGTCTTCTCGGTCGTTTAAACGATGATATGAAACAAGCGATGAAGAATAAACAAAAAGAAAAATTAACCGTTATTCGTATGGTTAAGGCTGCTTTACAAAATGAAGGTATTAAACTGCAGCATACTCTTACTGAAGAAGAGGAATTAACAGTTTTAGCTCGTGAAGTAAAACAGTATAAGGACTCCCTCCTTGAATTTAAAAAAGCTGGTCGTGAAGACCTTGTTGATAAACTGCAAAGTGAAATTCAGATTTTAAGCGCATATTTGCCGGAGCAATTAACAGAAGAAGAACTAGCGGATATAATTAAGCAAGTTATTTCTGAAGTTGGTGCTACATCTAAAGCAGATATGGGTAAAGTGATGACTGCTGTTATGCCGAAAGTAAAAGGTAAAACAGACGGATCGCTTGTGAATAAGCTGGTTATACAGCTATTAGCATAA
- the rpsU gene encoding 30S ribosomal protein S21 translates to MSKTVVRKNESLEDALRRFKRSVSKTGTLAEARKREFYEKPSVKRKKKSEAARKRKF, encoded by the coding sequence ATGTCAAAAACAGTCGTTCGTAAAAACGAGTCTTTGGAGGATGCACTTCGCCGTTTTAAAAGATCGGTTTCTAAAACTGGTACACTTGCTGAAGCAAGAAAGCGCGAGTTTTATGAAAAGCCAAGTGTAAAACGTAAGAAGAAATCTGAAGCGGCAAGAAAGCGTAAGTTCTAA
- the mtaB gene encoding tRNA (N(6)-L-threonylcarbamoyladenosine(37)-C(2))-methylthiotransferase MtaB → MSTVAFHTLGCKVNHYETEAIWQLFKQGGYERTEYEKKSDVYVINTCTVTNTGDKKSRQVIRRAVRQNPDAVICVTGCYAQTSPAEIMAIPGVDIVVGTQDREKMLGYIEEFRKERQPINAVRNIMKTRVYEELDVPYFTDRTRASLKIQEGCNNFCTFCIIPWARGLMRSRDGKEVIKQAQQLVDAGYKEIVLTGIHTGGYGEDIKDYNLAGLLRDMEAEVDGLKRLRISSIEASQISDEVIEVLDKSEVVVRHLHIPLQSGSNTVLKRMRRKYTMEFFQERLDRLKEALPGLAITSDVIVGFPGETEEEFMETYNFIKENRFSELHVFPYSKRTGTPAARMEDQVPEDVKNDRVHRLIELSNQLAKEYASQFEGEVLEIIPEEQFKDGDREGLYVGYTDNYLKIVFEGSEELIGKLVKVKITKAGYPYNEAQFVRVLEDDVKKESASA, encoded by the coding sequence ATGTCAACTGTTGCGTTCCACACGTTAGGTTGTAAAGTAAACCACTATGAAACAGAAGCGATTTGGCAATTGTTTAAACAAGGTGGTTATGAAAGAACTGAATATGAAAAGAAATCTGATGTATATGTTATTAACACATGTACAGTAACAAATACTGGAGATAAAAAAAGCCGTCAAGTTATTAGACGTGCTGTACGTCAAAATCCAGATGCAGTAATATGTGTAACTGGATGTTATGCACAAACATCTCCAGCTGAAATTATGGCGATTCCAGGTGTAGATATTGTAGTTGGTACACAGGATCGTGAAAAGATGTTAGGATACATTGAAGAATTCCGTAAAGAGCGTCAACCAATTAATGCTGTCCGTAACATTATGAAAACACGTGTGTACGAAGAACTTGATGTGCCGTATTTCACGGATCGTACACGCGCTTCATTAAAAATACAAGAAGGTTGCAATAACTTCTGTACGTTCTGTATCATTCCTTGGGCGCGTGGTTTAATGCGTTCTCGTGATGGAAAAGAAGTTATTAAACAAGCGCAGCAATTAGTAGACGCAGGCTATAAAGAAATCGTATTAACTGGTATTCATACAGGTGGATACGGTGAAGATATTAAAGATTATAACTTAGCTGGATTACTTCGTGATATGGAAGCAGAAGTAGATGGATTAAAACGTCTTCGTATTTCTTCTATTGAAGCGAGTCAAATTTCAGATGAAGTAATTGAAGTGTTAGATAAATCTGAAGTAGTTGTACGCCACTTGCATATTCCATTGCAATCAGGATCTAATACTGTATTAAAACGTATGCGTCGTAAGTATACGATGGAATTTTTCCAAGAGCGTTTAGATCGTTTGAAAGAAGCTTTACCGGGTCTTGCGATTACGTCAGACGTAATCGTTGGTTTCCCAGGTGAAACAGAAGAAGAATTTATGGAAACATACAATTTCATTAAAGAGAATCGCTTCTCTGAGTTACACGTATTCCCTTACTCAAAACGTACAGGAACACCTGCAGCGCGTATGGAAGATCAAGTTCCTGAAGATGTGAAGAACGATCGTGTTCACCGTTTAATTGAACTATCTAATCAATTAGCGAAAGAGTATGCTTCACAGTTCGAAGGCGAAGTGCTTGAAATTATCCCGGAAGAGCAATTTAAAGATGGCGACCGTGAAGGGTTATATGTAGGTTATACAGATAACTATTTGAAAATTGTATTTGAAGGGTCAGAAGAATTAATTGGTAAGCTAGTGAAAGTGAAAATTACGAAAGCTGGTTATCCATATAACGAAGCGCAATTTGTTCGTGTTCTTGAAGATGATGTGAAAAAAGAATCAGCAAGCGCATAA
- a CDS encoding 16S rRNA (uracil(1498)-N(3))-methyltransferase, with product MQRYFVEEKYVNETSIRIVGDDVHHIVRVMRMSAGDHIYCCVNGKTAVCSIDEITSEFVETAIVEWVEVSSELPVFVTIASGLPKGDKLELIFQKGTELGAAAFLPFQASRSIVKWDAKKADKKVERLRKIVKEAAEQSHRSEVPEVYAPASFKQLLSMSGEYDVCLVAYEEEAKQGEKSNFAKALTTMKPGQKLLIVFGPEGGLAEEEITALREHKFVPCSLGPRILRTETAPLYALSAASYHFELMG from the coding sequence ATGCAACGTTATTTTGTAGAAGAGAAATATGTAAATGAGACAAGTATTCGTATTGTAGGTGATGACGTACATCATATCGTGAGAGTGATGCGTATGTCAGCTGGTGATCATATTTATTGCTGTGTAAACGGAAAAACAGCGGTATGTTCAATTGATGAAATTACCAGTGAATTTGTTGAGACAGCTATTGTAGAATGGGTAGAGGTATCGAGTGAACTTCCTGTGTTCGTGACGATTGCAAGTGGACTGCCAAAAGGAGACAAGCTAGAGTTAATTTTCCAAAAAGGAACTGAGCTTGGGGCAGCCGCATTTTTACCATTTCAAGCATCTCGCTCTATCGTAAAATGGGATGCGAAAAAAGCTGATAAAAAAGTTGAGCGTTTAAGAAAAATTGTGAAAGAAGCTGCGGAACAATCGCATAGAAGTGAAGTTCCAGAAGTATATGCTCCAGCATCGTTTAAGCAATTGCTTTCAATGAGTGGTGAATATGATGTTTGTCTTGTTGCGTACGAAGAGGAAGCGAAACAAGGCGAGAAATCTAATTTTGCGAAAGCTTTAACGACAATGAAACCAGGTCAAAAGCTATTGATTGTATTTGGCCCAGAAGGTGGCTTAGCTGAGGAAGAGATTACAGCGCTTCGAGAACATAAATTTGTACCATGTAGTTTAGGACCAAGGATTTTAAGAACGGAAACGGCACCGCTTTATGCGTTAAGTGCTGCTTCTTATCATTTTGAATTGATGGGGTGA
- the prmA gene encoding 50S ribosomal protein L11 methyltransferase, whose protein sequence is MKWSEISIHTTEEAVEAVSHILHEAGASGVAIEDPAELTKEREQQYGEIYALNPDEYPSEGVLVKAYFPQTDSLHETVAGVKSSIDALPSFDIEIGTGNITINEVDEEDWATAWKKYYHPVQISDTFTIVPTWEEYTPSSPDEKIIELDPGMAFGTGTHPTTTMCIRALEKTVQSGDTVIDVGTGSGVLSIAAAKLGASSVQAYDLDPVAVESAEMNVRLNKTDDIVSVGQNSLLEGIEGPVDLIVANLLAEIILLFPEDAARVVKSGGLFITSGIIAAKEKVISEALEKAGFTIEEVLRMDDWVAIIARNA, encoded by the coding sequence GTGAAATGGTCAGAAATTAGTATTCATACAACAGAAGAAGCAGTAGAAGCTGTCTCTCATATTTTGCATGAAGCAGGCGCTAGCGGGGTTGCAATTGAGGACCCGGCGGAGTTAACGAAAGAGCGTGAGCAACAATACGGTGAGATTTATGCACTTAACCCTGATGAATACCCAAGTGAAGGTGTTTTAGTGAAAGCATATTTTCCACAAACGGATTCTTTACACGAAACGGTTGCGGGTGTAAAATCATCTATTGATGCACTACCATCTTTCGACATCGAAATTGGTACCGGTAATATTACAATTAATGAAGTCGATGAGGAAGATTGGGCTACTGCTTGGAAGAAGTATTATCATCCAGTTCAAATTTCTGATACATTCACAATTGTGCCGACGTGGGAAGAATATACACCATCTTCTCCGGATGAAAAAATCATTGAATTAGACCCGGGTATGGCGTTTGGTACAGGAACTCATCCAACAACAACGATGTGTATTCGTGCTTTAGAAAAAACAGTTCAATCAGGTGATACTGTCATTGATGTAGGAACAGGTTCTGGTGTACTTAGTATTGCAGCGGCAAAATTAGGTGCGTCTTCTGTTCAAGCATATGATTTAGATCCAGTTGCAGTGGAAAGTGCAGAAATGAATGTACGTTTAAATAAAACAGATGATATCGTGTCTGTTGGACAAAATAGTCTTTTAGAAGGTATTGAAGGACCTGTTGATTTAATCGTAGCGAATTTATTAGCAGAAATTATTCTTCTGTTCCCTGAAGATGCAGCAAGAGTTGTAAAATCAGGTGGATTATTCATTACATCTGGTATTATTGCTGCGAAAGAAAAAGTAATTTCTGAGGCGTTAGAAAAAGCTGGATTTACAATTGAAGAAGTGTTACGAATGGATGATTGGGTAGCAATTATTGCACGAAATGCGTAA
- the dnaJ gene encoding chaperone protein DnaJ: MNKRDYYEVLGLSKGASKDEIKKAYRRLAKKYHPDVSKEENAIEKFKEVQEAYEVLSDDQKRAQYDQFGHAGANQGFGGGGDFGGGFGFEDIFSSFFGGGGRRRDPNAPRQGADLQYQVTLDFEEAIFGKELNVEIPVEDPCDTCKGSGAKPGTSKETCKHCSGSGQVSVEQNTPFGRIVNRQACGHCSGTGQMIKEKCTTCHGSGKVRKRKKINVKIPAGIDNGQQIRVSGKGEAGVNGGPAGDLYVVVHVRNHEFFERDGDHIICEMPLTFAQVALGAEVEVPTVHGKVKLKIPAGTQTGTEFRLKGKGAPNVRGYGQGDQYVVVRVVVPTKLTSHQKELLREFAGQENQDDSLFGKLKRAFKGE, translated from the coding sequence ATGAATAAACGAGACTATTATGAGGTCCTTGGACTTAGCAAGGGCGCTTCAAAAGATGAAATTAAAAAAGCGTATCGTCGTTTGGCTAAAAAATACCATCCAGACGTAAGTAAAGAAGAAAATGCAATTGAAAAGTTTAAAGAAGTACAAGAAGCATACGAAGTATTAAGTGATGATCAAAAGCGTGCGCAGTACGATCAGTTTGGTCATGCTGGTGCAAATCAAGGTTTTGGCGGCGGGGGAGACTTCGGCGGTGGCTTCGGTTTTGAAGATATTTTTAGTTCGTTCTTTGGCGGTGGCGGCAGACGTCGTGATCCAAATGCTCCGCGCCAAGGTGCTGACTTACAATATCAAGTCACTTTAGATTTTGAAGAAGCTATTTTTGGTAAAGAGTTAAACGTTGAAATTCCAGTAGAAGATCCATGTGATACTTGTAAAGGTAGCGGAGCGAAACCAGGAACTTCAAAAGAAACATGTAAACATTGTTCAGGATCAGGTCAAGTAAGTGTAGAACAAAATACACCGTTTGGTCGTATTGTAAACCGTCAAGCTTGTGGTCATTGTTCAGGAACTGGTCAAATGATTAAAGAAAAATGTACGACATGTCACGGTTCAGGTAAAGTACGTAAACGTAAAAAAATTAACGTTAAAATTCCAGCGGGTATCGATAATGGCCAACAAATTCGCGTCTCTGGTAAAGGTGAGGCAGGTGTGAATGGTGGACCAGCAGGTGATTTATATGTAGTTGTTCATGTGAGAAATCATGAATTCTTCGAACGTGATGGTGATCATATTATTTGTGAAATGCCATTGACATTCGCACAAGTAGCGCTTGGTGCTGAAGTAGAAGTGCCTACAGTTCACGGAAAAGTGAAGTTGAAAATTCCGGCAGGAACACAAACAGGAACGGAATTCCGTTTAAAAGGAAAAGGTGCTCCGAACGTACGTGGATATGGTCAAGGAGATCAATACGTAGTAGTTCGCGTTGTTGTACCGACGAAATTAACTTCGCATCAAAAAGAATTATTGCGTGAGTTCGCTGGTCAAGAAAATCAAGATGATAGCTTATTCGGAAAGCTTAAACGTGCTTTCAAAGGGGAATAA
- the dnaK gene encoding chaperone protein DnaK — protein sequence MSKIIGIDLGTTNSCVAVMEGGEPKVIPNPEGNRTTPSVVAFKNEERQVGEVAKRQAITNPNTIMSVKRHMGTDYKVEVEGKDYTPQEISAIILQNLKASAEAYLGETVTKAVITVPAYFNDAERQATKDAGRIAGLEVERIINEPTAAALAYGLEKQDEEQKILVYDLGGGTFDVSILELADGTFEVISTAGDNRLGGDDFDQVIIDHLVAEFKKENNIDLSQDKMALQRLKDAAEKAKKDLSGVTQTQISLPFISAGAAGPLHLELTLTRAKFEELSAGLVERTLEPTRRALKDAGFAPSELDKVILVGGSTRIPAVQEAIKRETGKEPYKGVNPDEVVALGAAVQGGVLTGDVEGVLLLDVTPLSLGIETMGGVFTKLIERNTTIPTSKSQVFSTAADNQPAVDIHVLQGERPMSADNKTLGRFQLTDLPPAPRGIPQIEVTFDIDANGIVNVRAKDLGTSKEQAITIQSSSGLSDDEVNRMVQEAEANADADQKRKEEVELRNEADQLVFQTDKVVKDLEGKVDAAEVAKATEAKEALQAAIEKNELDEIRAKKDALQEIVQQLTVKLYEQAQAAAGQAEGAQGAQDAGAKKDNVVDAEFEEVKEDK from the coding sequence ATGAGTAAAATTATCGGTATTGACTTAGGTACAACAAACTCTTGTGTAGCTGTTATGGAAGGTGGAGAACCAAAGGTTATCCCAAATCCAGAAGGAAACCGTACAACACCTTCTGTTGTAGCTTTCAAAAATGAAGAGCGTCAAGTTGGGGAAGTTGCGAAACGTCAAGCAATTACAAACCCAAATACAATTATGTCTGTTAAACGTCATATGGGTACAGACTATAAAGTAGAAGTTGAAGGTAAAGATTATACACCTCAAGAAATTTCTGCAATCATTTTACAAAACTTAAAAGCTTCTGCTGAAGCATACTTAGGTGAAACAGTAACGAAAGCTGTTATTACAGTACCTGCATACTTCAACGATGCAGAGCGCCAAGCAACGAAAGATGCTGGTCGTATCGCTGGTTTAGAAGTTGAGCGTATCATTAACGAGCCGACAGCAGCAGCACTTGCTTACGGTTTAGAAAAACAAGATGAAGAACAAAAAATCTTAGTATATGACTTAGGTGGCGGTACATTTGACGTATCTATCCTTGAGTTAGCAGACGGCACATTCGAAGTTATTTCAACTGCTGGTGACAACCGTCTTGGTGGAGATGACTTTGACCAAGTTATCATCGATCACTTAGTAGCTGAATTTAAAAAAGAAAACAACATTGATTTAAGCCAAGATAAAATGGCACTTCAACGTTTGAAAGATGCAGCTGAAAAAGCGAAAAAAGATCTTTCAGGTGTAACACAAACACAAATTTCATTACCATTCATTAGTGCTGGAGCTGCTGGTCCATTACACTTAGAATTAACGTTAACAAGAGCGAAATTCGAAGAGCTTTCAGCAGGTCTTGTTGAAAGAACGTTAGAGCCAACTCGTCGTGCATTAAAAGACGCTGGTTTTGCTCCAAGCGAATTAGATAAAGTTATCCTTGTTGGTGGATCTACTCGTATCCCAGCTGTACAAGAAGCTATTAAACGTGAAACTGGTAAAGAGCCGTACAAAGGCGTAAACCCTGATGAAGTTGTAGCATTAGGTGCTGCAGTTCAAGGTGGCGTACTTACTGGTGATGTAGAAGGCGTACTATTATTAGACGTAACTCCACTTTCTTTAGGTATCGAAACTATGGGTGGTGTGTTCACGAAATTAATCGAACGTAACACTACAATTCCAACAAGTAAATCACAAGTATTCTCAACAGCTGCTGATAACCAACCAGCGGTAGACATTCACGTGCTACAAGGTGAGCGTCCAATGTCAGCTGATAACAAAACACTAGGTCGTTTCCAATTAACAGACCTTCCGCCAGCACCACGTGGTATCCCACAAATCGAAGTAACATTCGATATCGATGCGAACGGTATTGTTAACGTACGTGCGAAAGACTTAGGAACAAGCAAAGAGCAAGCTATTACAATCCAATCTTCTTCAGGTCTTTCTGATGATGAAGTAAATCGTATGGTACAAGAAGCAGAAGCAAATGCTGATGCTGACCAAAAACGTAAGGAAGAAGTTGAACTTCGTAACGAAGCTGACCAACTTGTATTCCAAACAGATAAAGTTGTAAAAGATTTAGAAGGTAAAGTCGATGCAGCTGAAGTAGCAAAAGCAACAGAAGCGAAAGAAGCATTACAAGCGGCAATCGAGAAAAACGAACTTGATGAAATCCGTGCGAAAAAAGATGCTCTTCAAGAAATCGTACAACAATTAACTGTTAAATTATATGAGCAAGCTCAAGCGGCTGCAGGGCAAGCAGAAGGTGCACAAGGAGCACAAGACGCTGGCGCGAAAAAAGACAATGTAGTTGACGCTGAGTTTGAAGAAGTAAAAGAAGACAAGTAA
- the grpE gene encoding nucleotide exchange factor GrpE codes for MEERNEQVVEEVKEAQVEEAVTPENSEKTVEEKSEAALLQEKVDELQAKLTETEGRTLRLQADFENHKRRVQMDKQAAEKYRAQSLVSDILPALDNFERAMQVEATDEQTKSLLQGMEMVHRQLLEALTKEGVEVIESVGKQFDPNEHQAIMQVEDSEFESNAVVEEFQKGYKLKDRVIRPSMVKVNQ; via the coding sequence GTGGAAGAGCGTAACGAACAAGTGGTAGAAGAAGTGAAAGAAGCGCAAGTTGAAGAAGCTGTCACGCCAGAAAACAGTGAAAAAACTGTAGAAGAAAAAAGTGAGGCTGCTCTTTTACAAGAAAAAGTAGATGAGTTACAAGCGAAACTAACGGAAACGGAAGGTCGCACATTACGTCTACAAGCTGATTTTGAAAATCATAAGCGCCGTGTCCAAATGGATAAACAGGCTGCTGAAAAATATAGAGCACAAAGTTTAGTTTCAGATATTTTGCCAGCTCTTGATAATTTTGAAAGAGCGATGCAAGTGGAAGCAACTGATGAGCAAACGAAATCCTTGTTACAAGGTATGGAAATGGTGCATCGTCAATTGTTAGAAGCGTTGACTAAAGAAGGTGTTGAAGTGATTGAATCTGTTGGTAAACAGTTTGATCCTAATGAGCACCAAGCTATTATGCAAGTGGAAGACAGTGAATTTGAATCAAACGCGGTTGTGGAGGAATTCCAAAAAGGTTATAAACTAAAAGACCGTGTGATTCGCCCATCAATGGTAAAAGTAAATCAATAA